The segment GGATAGCAGTGGTGGAACCCCTTTCTCTGGGCGTTTCTCCAGGGGAGCAGCCTGCCACTGTGCTCCCCACTCCTCACTCTGCATCATCCTCATTTCGGTGGGTCTCTGAAAGGGGAGGAACACGTGTGTTTCATGCAGATCCCCGTGTCTAACACATGATGGGTGAGCACGGGAGGGGGACCATCAGTGTTGCATGAGAAGCCACAGCAACTTGACTCGGAGCACAGGCCGGGTCTCTCGTGAGATGAGTCAGGCTGTACCAGGCCTGTCCTCAAGCCTTCTTTCtctgctgaggctgagatgggcagaagCAGCGAGGAAGTGGCTCCAGGTGGGTTTGTAGCACAGCCTGGCTGCTACCCCCTCTTCCAGCCCAGACACAGGCAGGATCCTGCCTGCCATATCTCCTCGATAAAGCAGGGCTACTGCCAGGCCAGGCCAGAGTGGCCTTGCAAGACCACTGGAGCAGAGGGGTCCTTGTGGCTCTGGGACGCTGTGACCTGTACCTTGCCTCCTTGGACTCCTCACCTGAGACGAGGCTGACCCAGGTCAGATTGGCAGGCCTCTGGGGAGGCAGGATGCTGGGTGGAGGCCTGGGTGGGGTTTCTTTGGGGTCCTGGGGGAGTTAGGTGCTGGCCTCTCATTGTCCTCACATCACTGGTGTGGGGACAGATTTGGAGGGGGCTGGCAGATTCTCTGCCTACTCTGTGAGGGGTGCAGAGGCTACACCTGAGCCCAGGGCTGCAAGACCCCAGGGCCCACCTTCAGCCATCCCTGGGAAGGCAGCctcctgggctgaggctgaggtgcCATGGGGGACTAGGGAGCCCAGAGTGGCTGCCCCTCCCTGCTGTGTCATCCCTGGGGCTCAGGGTCTGCTCTGGTCACCTGGGGATGATCATGGTGATAAGGATAGTGGTGATGAAGATGGGGGTGGGCAGGGATCTTGGAGTCCAGATTGTGTGCACTGTCTCCTGGCCTTGCAAGATGGCCAGCAAGGCACTTGCCGCAGTCAGTGCCTCATCTGAGGAGTGAGTTGACAGTCACCCCCTCACTGTACTATGGGAGGATGCAGCACAGGGATGTCCTGAAACCTCCAGGAATGAGGAAAGGCTGCACCTCGGGCTCTCTCAGGCAGGCGAGGGGCCCTCACTTCTTACTCCCCATCCCTtgtcctcttcccctccccatcctTGGGCCAACGCCTCTGCCCAGGGATATCTGGTGTCCACCCAGTACTGACCCACTGCTCACCTGGGGCTTCCTATCCTTGTGTGAGGTCAGCCCCAGGCTGCCTTCTATCTAAGGGCCTTGCACAGAGCTGgtgtgatgatagtgatgatgatagtgatgatgataaagACGATGATGGTGACAGGGAtgaggatggtggtgatgatgatagtgatgaggatgctgatggtggtgatggtgatgaggatgatggtgatgatgaggatggtgatgatgatgatagtgattgtgatgaggatggtgatggtgatgatggtgatgaggatgagaatggtgatggtgatgatggtgatgatgatagtgatgaggataaggatggtggtgatgatggtgatgaggatgCTGATGATGGCGATTGGGATGCTGATGGTGATGAGGTGACAAGGATGAGGATGGTCATGATAGTGAggaggatgatggtgatgatgatagtgatgaggATGCTGTTGGTGATGGTAATGAGGATGGTGATGGGGATGATGGTtatagtgatggtgatgaagattaggatgatggtgatgaggatggtgatgatggtcatggtgatgatggtgatgaggatggtgatgatggtcatggtgatgatgatgatcatggcaatggtgatgatagtgatgaggatggtgatgataatagtgatggtaatgatggtgatgaggatgatggtgatgagcatggtgatgatggtgatggtgatgaggatggtgatgatgatagtgatggtgatagtgatggtgatgatggtgttgaggatggtgatggtgatgaggatggtgatgatggtgatgatgatgatagtgatgatagtgatgatgatggtagtggtgatgatggtgttgaggatggtgatggtgatgaggatggtgatgatggtgatgatgatgatagtggtgatgatggtgatgaggatggtggtgatgatgatagtgatggtgatagtgatggtgatgatggtgttgaggatggtgatggtgatgaggatggtgatgatgatgatagtggtggtaATGATGGTAATGGGATGATGGTGTtgagatggtgatgatggtgatgaggatggtgatgatgatgatagtggtggtgatagtgatggtgatgatggtaatgaggATGGTAATTatgatagtggtggtgatgatggtgatgatgctgctgctgatgatgatggtggtgatgatggtgatgaggatggtgatggtgatgatgagtaTGTTTACAATGATGATAACAAGGACAGAAAATGCCTCCACAGCCTACTTTTCCTTCACAATCTTGGCCATGGGTCTGCAGGAGCAGCCAGGCCTGAGGCCGTGGAGGGTGGTCCAGGGCATCCTGTTTGCAAGGAGAGACTGCACTCCCTTTCCTCTCTTGTTTCCTGGACCAAGtgttctcatctttattatttctttgctatTAACTGTGAAGATCCCTTTAGCAGAGGCTGGAATCCTGATGTCCTGGGAAGTACATCGACATGGATCTGCCCAGGTCACCTCTTTCCAGGCCCTGTCCAGCCCAGGGAGGCAGCTTGATGTTAATGGGTCATAAGCCACCTTGGTGTGACCTGGCCAGAGTCCCTGATACAAGGTGCAGGGAGAGACCTCGGCCCAACCTCTGCAGGgttccaaggtgggtggactggcATGGAGGGGCCCTGTCCCCAGAGACCTCCTACCTCAGTTAAACCACTGCCCTCCTCAAAACTACCTGCACTGGATTTGTCTCCTCTGAAGTGCCACCCGAGTCCTTTCTTCCCAAGCTGGACTGTGTCATTCAGCACTTTCTCTGCTGTCCCCCTCTCCTTACAaccattttgttctctttgtgtgtgtgtgtgtgtgcatgcatgtgtgtgtgtgtaatcccagctactcaggaggctgaggtgtgagccATCCCTCCCAACTTATTTGTGTTAAGTTGTCCTATTTTATGCATGTTTGACTGTGAGACTCCTGACAGCCTCTTTAGAAAAATGATTGTTTCTCTTTTGACCTACAGAGTATTTCAGTATTTCTGAGTCTCTTTCTTGCCTAGAACCCTTCACCCTAGGCCTCCATGAGATGCTGACCTTGCCCAGGTCTCCGCAGAGCTGAGCCTGCACTGAGGTTGCTGGGCTCTGCTCACCTGGCTATGTGACTTCAGCAGGACCGTGGTCTTCTCTGACCCTCGTTTCCTTTTCATTAGGTGGGGGTATCAGTGAACTGCTGGGGCCATTGTGAGGGTGAAGGTGGCAGCACCCACACTTGGCTTGCTCACAAACCAGGTCGGCAAACTGTTTCTGTGAATGGTGTAATACTAAATAATTCCAGCTTTGTGGGACACACAGTGTGTCATAACaactcagctctgctgttgtTGCGGGAAAGCAGCCATGGACAATGCGTGAACACATAGGTGTGGCTGGCTGCCAATAGCACATCCTTTACAGAAGCAGCAGCCAGCCCTTGGGCCAGTTTGTCAGGTGCCAGTAGAATAGGAGGCCAAGGCCCGTCGGCTCTGACAAGGGTTCCACTCTGGCCCCCGGACACGGAGCTTTGGCCTTGGCTAGGGGAATTCCAATGGGAACATCCCAGGCTAAGGAGGCTCCTCTCCTGCCTCTTATATTCCTCATCCCCTGGGGAGCGCTGGATCCCACTGGCCCTCCCTGGCTGAGCTTCTCTGTGGTCTTAGCAGGCACTGCTTATGTGCCGTGGGCCAGCTGCTGCCCCCCGCTCAGTTTCTAACGTGAAGGGCTGGGCAGTCCCTGGGATGGCTCCAATGGGAGCCTGTCCAGCTGCTGTCCTGCTGACTGAGGCTGATCCGAGGCTGCTGAGAACGAGCCGGCAAGAGCCTCAGGACCCACACGTGTCTTTTCACAGCAGAATAAATTCTGCTCGGACAGAGGCCGCTCGCCTGCCTGGTTGATCATGTTTTACAAATGCCGAGGGCAAGAGAACACGTGGGGATGTGCCCACTCATCTTCCTCCACTGCAGTGTCATGCAGACCCTCCAGCCGGGCCCTGGCTCCTGGGAGGGGCTCGCATCCCAGCAACCATCTACTGCGCAGTGCACTCTGCCTGAGCCCTGACCAGCCTTGGGGGCTCTTGTTGTATGTTTCCGGTATGCATGCCTATTGTGTGCACCCCCAGGGGTCCCCATTGCATGCACTGAGTCTGTGCTTCTGGCTTGTGCACCCTGAGCATGTGCTCTTGTACTTCCTCCTGCCCTGTCAAGGCTGACACTCTGGGCTCACAGGCAGTGGTCAGCCTTGTGTGTGCAGCAGATCCAGCGTCCTGGGCGAGTGTGGGAGGGCTGGGGCTTAGGTCTGGATGCTGGCCCGTGGGAGTGGATGTGGGCCCTGCAGGGCTAGGCACCAGGTACTGGGCAGGGTCAGGCAGGCAGGTGGGCATGGGAGGCAGGTGTATGGCAATGCTGGGCCCAGGCCTGGCTCAGAGTGCATCCCCAGGGTGGGAGCATGCCAGCTACCGGCCACTTCCTCATTAGCATCCTCTGGGGACTCAGCTTGCTCTGGCTGCTGGATTGAATTAGCTGCAGGACAAAGATGAGCCCTTGGTGGAGACAGGATTCTCCAGATAATTAGGCAGCAGGTGTTTGTTGGCTCCTGATGGAGCATGGAGGAGCAGGGTGGGCTCTAGCCTCCTGTGGGGCAAGGGGGCACTGGCTGTGCCCTGGGCTGGGCGAGGCCTCCACTGGGCAGAGCCTCCAGGGGCCCCCAGTGTGGGACTTACTGGGGTGGGAGCCGAGGAGGGTGCATCTCCGGTGAGAGGTGTGTGGGCTGGATGGGGCAAGGTTCTGGAGCCCTTCACGCAGGCAGCCCAGCCCTGACCAAAGATGAATCCTTGAGGCCTAGGTGCTAGGACAAGGATCCTGCCCACTAGGGGCTCTGCCAAGACGGTTTGGCTGGCAGTGGGCTCCTGGGCTCCTGCCACATCCTCATGCTGTCTGGGGCTGGCTCAGGCCTCTGTGGCTCCTCACTCTCCTATAGGGCACCTGCCATGCAGCAGGGTCGCCGCCCGTGATCAGCTGGCCCTGGACCGTGAGTGCCTGGGACCCGGCTCCTCGGCCTGGTCTTGTGTGGGTGACACTCAGCACAGCACCTGGGACAGGGGCCACTTCACGCCTTGccaagggatggaggaagggccAAGGGAGTGGATGATCCTGCACAGTGTGGCCCACGTTGATGTCTCCTTGGGGTGAGGGTGCCATCCAGGGCTGCCAGCTCTCACCTGGGCCAGGCCATCCTCTGCCAGCTTCAGTGTCTGTGACTTGAAAGGTGTACCCTCTCAGGGTGCCCTGCTGGCTGCAAACAGGACTGTGGAGCTCAGGTTAGGAGCAGGGGTGGCTGAGCCTTCACTGCCCAGCAAGACCTTTTAACACCCCTGGGGCCATGAGGCTGGGAAGCCCGCTAGCCCTGGGGCTGTGGCTTCTCCTgctttacttgttattatttttctgataataTCTTTAATTACAAGATGTTGTGTACTTTTAGGCATGTTTCTTGTAAGTAGCATATGACTGGATTTGACCTTGGGTTTGCTATTGATTATGCCCACACCAGTTTTTAtgttcctcacctgtaaaatgggtcaATAAACTTGACACCCCCTCCAAGAGAATTTGCTGGATTGAAGGGCTCAGGCTCTGGCCTAGGCTGCTGGCCCTGGACCTACCTACATCTCGTTGTCTCTGGTGAGCCTGGCATCACGGGGCAGGGACAAGCCCTGCCGGCCAGGGCAAAAAGTGGAGCCGAAGGGGCCGAGGGAGCACCAGACACACTCAGGAGGCCAGTCCCGAAGGCTCTGCCcacactgggcctcagtttcccccacaGCATGTAGCTAGCTAGGCCTGGAGCTGCTTCAGTCTGGGTCCAGTGCCCTCTCACCATGGCAGGTGTCCTTGCCTGTTATTGACCTGTCTGCCTACCCTGCCACTGCAGCCAAGATCAACAAGGAgcaggggccagggccagggcatcAGGGGCTGGTACCCACTTCCCTGGGAGATTCAGGACCCCTCAAGGGCAGACTGCCCCCACCAGGAGCTGCTGCCAATCTCCTGCCCCAGCACCTGGAGCGCTGGAAGGGCACAGGAAACACCATGGGAATTCTGGCTGCCCCTGCACGTGTCTGTGGGCCTGAAGATGGATGGCGGGTGGGTGTGCATGTGAGAAGCAAGCAAGGATGGGGGGACAgatgggtggggggcagggggagtgaGTCAGTGGTGGAGGGCCAGGAGTGGGGAGCAGGCATGGGAGGGGTGCCCTGACCCTCTGTGGTGTGGGGATGACATAGGCCCGCCACCCCCGCCTGGAGCTATTTCTGGCCTTGGTGCACTGAGCTGTGGCCTCCTGTTCTGCCTCATAACTGTGGTCTGTGACGTGACCGCCTCACGGGGACGTGGCTGGTGTCCGAGAGGATCCTGAGCTGACTGATGTCCCGGCTGTGCTACAGCTGGCCccaccctcagccccagcccTCTGCAGCCTCTTACCCCAGCCCTGGGAAGCAGCAGCTCAGAGTCTCCCTGGAGATTCCCCTCCCAGCCACCCATGGCACAGGAGGGCGCTGCCTGCCCCTCTGCACGTGGCCTGCagcccagcccctccacaccCTCCCCCATTACTAGCCAGGCCACCAGCCTTCGTGCTTGGGCAGGACATGCCTCGTGGCCCCTCCGGGCAGCACTGTGACTGTCTCCCTTGGCTGCCTCTCCACCTGGGTAGTCTGGAGTGGGAGCAGGGCAGGGCTTAACCACTCACTGcgtcagtttcctaatctgtaaatgAATTGCTGTCTCACATCTTTTTATAGCAGGTGATGGGACCCTCCGGTGATCCCAGCCCAGGTGCGGCATCGGGGCCCGAGGGCGCCAAGCTGTGCGTGGATGAAAGCTGGGGCTCGGGGTCTCCACAGCTGCCTGCCCTGCGCTGCCTCCTGGCCTCGCTGGGCACAGGCAGAGGCAACCCTGTGGGACCTCAGCCCAATCTTGGCAGGGCACGGAGGTGGGCGGGGCCCCAGGAACAGTGGGGGCCAGGGACCACATGAAGAAGGCCATCCCTGCGCGGCTCGGCTCAGCTCCCTGGGCTGCTGGGGTGAGCTGCTGACCTCAGCAGCCGCCTGCCTGCCCGCTGGCTGGGCACATCCCCAGAGCCTCCTACCGCCACCTCCCCATCCCCCTTCTCCacccctcccctctgctcctgCCATCCTcgccctcctcccccctccccctccctcctcactCCCTCCTGCAGTGAACGTGAACAGCCCTCCACTCACCGGAACTGATGGTGCAGGTGCCCACCTGGGCTGCCTGTTGCTCCTGTCAGGGGGATGCGTCCTGGACTGTTTGCTGCCCAGCCTCCTGGGCCTTCAGCCTGGTGATCCTGGGTCCTACCCTGCCCAGTCTGGCTGCTGCAGGGAGAGGCTCCGGGTCAGTATCCGGTCACTGTCCCCCCTGGGAAAGCTCAGAGCCTTCCAGGCAGGAGAGCCAGCCCTCCCCCAACCATGGCTCCTGAGCCAGGCCTGGGCTGAGACAGTAGCTCCTAGCTATGACCCAGCCCTGATAGCCAGCAGGGCCATCCTCCGGGTAGGTCCCAGGAGGAGACCCTGGAGGAAAGAAGAGATGTAAATTGGcctgggagggtgggagaggcACAGATGTACCAGTTTGTGTGCAgcttggaggctgaggagagccCTCTGGGGCCCTCACAGGCTCAGGTGGCCGCAGGGCCAACCTGGGTGGGGACGGTGGACAGGCACGCTATCCGTGGTTTCTCTGTGAGAGCTGGGGCCGTGGCAGGGCTGGCTGAACACCCCATGTGCAAGGGGCAGGAAGGACAGAGCTCATACTGGAGGCTCCGTGAGAATTGGGGCCAGGGTGAGACTGGGTGAGAGTGGAAGTAGGGTGATggcaggcagggaggccaggCTGTCTCCAGAAGGACAGTAGCGTATCCTATTAGAGTTGGCCgggcagaagaggagagagaaaggtggGCGAGAGGGCCAGAGAGGCCTTGTGGCCTTGAGGCTGCAGAGCCCAGGGGACAGGTCAGGGGCCACGGGCCAGGGAGGTcttttggggtggggaggggctgcaGTCCACCATGgggccagggaggaggctggTGAGTCACCAGTCTGGCCCCTGGGATGGGGTCGGAGGACACCCTCCCACCACCTGGCTGGGTCTCCCTCATCCCAGGGCCCCGGCTGTGAAGACAAACCCATGCTGCAAAGTTGGGTTTGATTATCTCATAAAAAGATGCCCCCTCCTGCTCGCTCAGCAGAGGGGTTGCCATGGAGACCAGCGGGCAGGCCCCAAGGGGGGCCGGGCTGGAGCCAATTACCGTGGCTGCAGCGAGGAGAGAGCCCACCTCACCCGACTCTCAGAAGTTGGTTTACGAAAAGCAGTTGTCTCGGCAGGAACCGAGCCGTGTCTTTGTGCCCAATACCCACTTCCTGGCAGAACTGAGCACCACGTGGCCACTCCCCCGTGTCCTCCCCTGTCTCCCCCAACCCTGCACCACCCTGTGGCTCAATTCTGGCACCTCACTGGGGGCATGTTTAGAGTGGACACACAGCTGCTTCGGGAGGGAGGAGATCCCTGAGCACCAGGGCTCGGTTCAAGGGGAGTGAGCTGAGCCCTGACCACAGCCAGACTCACAGCCCACAGCTTCAGGCCTGGAGCCACAGGACAGTGGTGGGATGGCGGCATGGCTCATGGTGATGTGGCAGGCATGGCCACCATGGGTGGCTAGTCTTGGCGGGTGCAGTCAGCCGCCTCGTATGGTTGGTGACAAGGCTCAGTTGGTGACCCCCACAGTCAGTGGTGTGGTGTGGTCGATAATGTGGCAGTGAGTCCTGACCCTGCCCCGTGAGCATGTGGGGCCTCCACCCCACCTGGCCCCAGGACAGGAAGTGCCATTTACATAGCACAGTTTTCCCTCTGGTGACAGCAGGTGAGACAGCAGTGGGGAGCTGGCATGGTCAGGCCGCACCTTCCTAGGAAGAGTGTGCAGAAAGAGAGCAGAGAGGGTGTCCGCAGTTTAAACAGAACACGAGGCCAGGTGCTTTCCTCACCCAGCCCACCCAGGGAGGGGCCTCCGGACCCCCATCCCTGGGCTGCCACCTCCCTGGTAGCCAACAAATGGCCCTGGGGCAGGGGGTGTGGCAGAGGAGGCCCCCAGGCTGTGGGGAGAGGGTCTGAGGACCTATGAACCTGAGTCTGGGAGGACGCACATGCCCAGCAGTCACTGCGCGTGCTGGTCTTGCTGGGCTCTGCGTTTAGGGCGACTGCACTGTCCGCCCAAGTAGAGAGGACCCAGTGGGGCAGGGGCCCCATGTGGGTAGGAGGGCCCCAGGGTCACAGTTCTGGGTTGGGGAAGCTGGCCTGTGGTCCGCTCCTTCCTCTTGCCTGGCTCCAACACCAGCACTTAGCCGGCCTCGTGTCTGCAGAATCCTGCTCTTAGCCAGCTGCCGAGGAAGGTGTTAGCTGTCAACGCAGGTGTTAGCTGATAACTCAAGTGTTAGCTGATAAGCCATAACCCTCCCAGGGGGATTCATATTTTAATAGACTCACTCCTGAAGGCGGAAAGAATCTTCAGCATTCGAAAGGGGTGGGGGATCAATGGTGGAATGAGAGGCAGGAAAGCTTATTCCGGAGGGGGTGACCCCGCTGGTGAGACCAGCTCTGGATGCGGCACCCCGGCAGGGACTACTGCCCATGTAGGGCCTTGGTGAAGCCCCAGGTGTATCTGGCCCTGTAATGGAGGAGGGGTTGCAGGCCCCGGGGGCTGGGGGAGAACCCACTGGGAGGCTATCCCTGCTGATGGCGTCTGGGTGGGAGGGGTGCAGGCAGCTGGCACTGCAGGGGTTGGCTAGGGAGGAGTGAACTCCTCCCAGGGAGGAGATGGAGCAGAGAATGAGGCCAGGGGGCGGAGGCTTCAGGAGGGTTCCTGCCAAGTCAGGAAGTGCTTGAAAGGAGGATGTGTGGAGGAGGGAGCAGCCTGCCTGGGTGGTTGTGGGACGCGACTCCTCCCGAGCCCTGGACACActtgccctccacccccaccctcacacaTCCAGGCGCCTGTTTCTGAGATAGCAGAGGTGCCCAGAGGGACCCCAGCCCCGTTACAGTGTTTCCTAGGCCCTGTGGGTGGAACCCCCACTGGGACCCCCCGGGGACTCCTGCAGTGTGGGCTCTGTGTTCACTGGAGTCCTGAGGAGGTACCTGCAGTCGCGAGTGCCCATTCCAGGAGGCCTTCAAGTGAGTGCCCCTGGTGACCCAGTGGGCTGCTCCCAGGTGTGTGAGCACCGGCTGTGTGGTATGGGGAGTCTGCCGATGTGGCTTCCAGGGTGGAGTGCGTGGCTCCAAGGCATGTTCTAGCCCAGCATCATCCATGAGGCCTGTGAAGCAGGGATCCCAACACCGCAATTCCCAGGGGTGGTGGCCACATCTTGGACCCAGCCCCAGGCCCTCCTGAGACCCAATCCCCGGGGCCCACCTGGCTGTAGCAAAACCTCCAGCTTCTCCAGTACCCCTGCCCTGCCTGCTAACCACTCTGTCTTCTGCCTGCAGGGAGCCGGCTGCTGGCATGGGTGCTGTGGCTGCAGGCCTGGCGGGTGGCAGCCCCGTGCCCAGGTGCCTGCGTATGCTACAATGAGCCCAAGGTGACGACAAGCTGCCCCCAGCAGGGCCTGCAGGCTGTGCCTGTGGGCATCCCTGCCGCCAGCCAGCGCATCTTCCTGCACGGCAACCGCATCTCGCATGTGCCAGCTGCCAGCTTCCGTGCCTGCCGCAACCTCACCATCCTGTGGCTGCACTCGAATGTGCTGGCCCGAATTGACGCGGCCGCCTTCACCGGCCTGGCCCTCCTGGAGCAGCTGGACCTCAGCGATAATGCACAGCTCCGGTCTGTGGACCCTGCCACATTCCACGGCCTGGGCCGCCTGCACACGCTGCACCTGGACCGCTGCGGCCTGCAGGAGCTGGGCCCGGGGCTGTTCCGCGGCCTGGCTGCCCTTCAGTACCTCTACCTGCAGGACAACGCGCTGCAGGCACTGCCTGATGACACCTTCCGCGACCTGGGCAACCTCACGCACCTCTTCCTGCACGGCAACCGCATCTCCAGCGTGCCCGAGCGCGCCTTCCGTGGCCTGCACAGCCTCGACCGTCTCCTGCTGCACCAGAACCGCGTGGCCCGTGTGCACCCGCACGCCTTCCGTGACCTTGGCCGCCTCATGACACTCTATCTGTTTGCCAACAATCTATCGGCGCTGCCCACTGAGGCCCTGGCGCCCCTGCGTGCCCTGCAGTACCTGAGACTCAACGACAATCCCTGGGTGTGTGACTGCCGGGCACGCCCACTCTGGGCCTGGCTGCAGAAGTTCCGCGGCTCCTCCTCCGAGGTGCCCTGCAGCCTCCCGCAACGCCTGGCTGGCCGTGACCTCAAACGCCTAGCTGCCAATGACCTGCAGGGCTGCGCTGTGGCCACCGGCCCTTACCATCCCATCTGGACCGGCagggccagtgatgaggagccgCTGGGGCTTCCCAAGTGCTGCCAGCCAGACGCCGCCGACAAGGCCTCGGTACTGGAGCCTGGAAGACCAGCTTCAGCAGGCAATGCGCTGAAGGGACGCGTGCCGCCTGGTGACAGCCCCCCGGGCAATGGCTCTGGCCCAAGGCACATCAACGACTCCCCCTTTGGGACTCTGCCTGGCTCTGCTGAGCCCCCGCTCACCGCAGTGCGGCCCGAGGGCTCCGAGCCACCAGGGTTCCCCACCTCAGGCCCTCGCCGGAGGCCAGGCTGTTCCCGCAAGAACCGCACCCGCAGCCACTGCCGTCTGGGCCAGGCAGGCAGCGGGGGTGGCGGGACTGGTGACTCAGAGGGCTCAGGTGCCCTGCCCAGCCTCACCTGCAGCCTCGCCCCCCTGGGCCTGGTGCTGGTGCTGTGGACAGTGCTCGGGCCCTGCTGACCCCCAGCGGACACAAGAGCGTGCTCAGCAGCCGGGTGTGTGTACATACGGGGTCCCTCTCCATGCCGCCAGCCAGCCGGGCGGCCGACCCGTGgggcaggccaggccaggccctcCCTGACGACGCCTCCCGCCCGCCACCCCCATCTCCACCCCATCATGTTTACAGGGTTCGGCGGCAGCGTTTGTTCCAGAACGCCGCCTCCCACCCAGATCGCGGTATATAgagatatgcattttattttacttgtgtAAAAATATCGGACGACGTGGAATAAAGAGCTCTTTTCTTAAGCTGTGGCCTCTCGGGCTAGGGTGCTGTGGGCGGTGAGAAGCAGGGGTGGGTGCTGGACAAGCAGCCTCTCCCCCATCACAAGGCCCCAGAGGAAGGGGAGTTGCCTGGCACCACGGGTGGGGCAGCCTGGGCCAAGGGCAGCTCCAATGTCAGGTGCCCCTGCCCCCCCAGCCGCACAGATGGAGCGTGCTTGGTGGCTGACGTCACTGAGCCTGGCTGATGGAGCACATGCCAGGTCCATGGGTCTGGACATAGCAGCCCCTATGGGGACAGTTGCTCTCAGGCCCTCCACCCCAATCAGGCTGCCCGGGCAGCccccaggaggaggctgaggatgaGGGACCCTGTTCCTACCCCTGGTGGGTGGCAGGAGAGGAAGGCCCTGAAGGAAAATTGGGCGGGTCAGGCCTGGCCTCAAGGCCCAGTGGGGGCTGTATG is part of the Symphalangus syndactylus isolate Jambi chromosome 18, NHGRI_mSymSyn1-v2.1_pri, whole genome shotgun sequence genome and harbors:
- the RTN4R gene encoding reticulon-4 receptor, with amino-acid sequence MKRASAGGSRLLAWVLWLQAWRVAAPCPGACVCYNEPKVTTSCPQQGLQAVPVGIPAASQRIFLHGNRISHVPAASFRACRNLTILWLHSNVLARIDAAAFTGLALLEQLDLSDNAQLRSVDPATFHGLGRLHTLHLDRCGLQELGPGLFRGLAALQYLYLQDNALQALPDDTFRDLGNLTHLFLHGNRISSVPERAFRGLHSLDRLLLHQNRVARVHPHAFRDLGRLMTLYLFANNLSALPTEALAPLRALQYLRLNDNPWVCDCRARPLWAWLQKFRGSSSEVPCSLPQRLAGRDLKRLAANDLQGCAVATGPYHPIWTGRASDEEPLGLPKCCQPDAADKASVLEPGRPASAGNALKGRVPPGDSPPGNGSGPRHINDSPFGTLPGSAEPPLTAVRPEGSEPPGFPTSGPRRRPGCSRKNRTRSHCRLGQAGSGGGGTGDSEGSGALPSLTCSLAPLGLVLVLWTVLGPC